Proteins from one Acropora muricata isolate sample 2 chromosome 9, ASM3666990v1, whole genome shotgun sequence genomic window:
- the LOC136927587 gene encoding tumor protein p53-inducible nuclear protein 2-like produces the protein MWTAISSYIWGENDEQTVPGSVVDIQGDDDWILVELRESKLAADKEKEVSKLKVQVQMEESWYVTPPPCFEASGSGLSPEILESSPMEDLLIEHPSMSVYGPGVRQSSPSVSSSSRNSSTPRSEEVTKVEKRQPRRTVQFQAKLDLIEKRQQTEPPLEGGIRPNKKGLKKQNMVHFQNNTKSKRNKKRNRMLGKHVGMHGKRGC, from the exons ATGTGGACAGCAATTTCAAGCTACATTTGGGGCGAAAACGATGAACAAACTGTCCCAGGTTCCGTTGTCGACATCCAAGGCGATGACGATTGGATTTTAGTCGAGCTTCGCGAAAGCAAACTAGCCG CCGATAAGGAAAAAGAGGTTTCGAAGTTAAAAGTTCAAGTTCAAATGGAAGAGAGCTGGTATGTTACTCCGCCTCCGTGTTTTGAAGCGAGTGGAAGCGGGCTTTCCCCAGAAATTTTGGAATCGAGTCCAATGGAAGATCTCTTGATTGAGCATCCGAGTATGTCTGTTTATGGACCAGGTGTTCGCCAATCTTCGCCTTCTGTGTCTTCATCTTCTAGGAATTCAAGCACTCCGAGAAGTGAAGAAGTAACTAAAGTTGAAAAACGGCAGCCAAGGAGGACAGTACAATTTCAAGCGAAACTTGACTTGATTGAAAAGAGACAACAAACGGAGCCTCCTTTAGAGGGAGGAATACGGCCTAAcaaaaaaggcttgaaaaaacaaaacatggtgcattttcaaaataacactAAAAGCAAGCGAAATAAAAAGCGTAATAGGATGCTTGGGAAACATGTAGGTATGCACGGAAAAAGAGGTTGTTAA
- the LOC136927586 gene encoding uncharacterized protein F13E9.13, mitochondrial-like codes for MTSNSLVQFSRIFGRKSSVVIGMIHVQALPGTPKNHLPMTEIRNKACIDATNYKNAGVDAILVENMHDIPYLNRQVGPEIVASMSVICNEVKRVANNLPCGVQVLAGANKEALAVAKAANFDFIRAEGFVFSHIADEGTMNSDAGEVLRYRKQIGADSVLVFTDIKKKHSSHFLTSDVNILEMAEAAEFFLSDGIVLTGKTTGEATSLKEMHCVKDTVNIPVLIGSGVDDNNVEQYLGAHAMIIGSHFKEDGHWSNPVSFDRVHSFMSKIERMRR; via the exons ATGACTTCCAATTCCCTCGTTCAGTTTTCCAGAATTTTTGGTCGCAAGTCCTCTGTTGTTATCGGTATGATCCATGTTCAAGCCTTACCAG GAACTCCAAAGAATCACCTTCCAATGACAGAAATAAGAAACAAGGCATGCATCGATGCAACTAATTATAAAAATGCTGGAGTG GACGCTATATTGGTAGAGAACATGCATGACATTCCTTATCTGAATCGGCAAGTTGGACCAGAGATTGTAGCATCAATGAGCGTGATATGCAATGAAGTCAAGCGTGTGGCAAACAATTTGCCATGTGGTGTTCAGGTCTTGGCTGGGGCCAATAAGGAAGCTCTTGCTGTGGCTAAAGCAGCAAATTTTGACTTTATTAGAGCAGAAGGTTTTGTCTTCTCACACATTGCCGATGAAGGAACAATGAATTCTGACGCTGGTGAAGTTCTTAGATATAGAAAGCAAATTGGCGCTGACAGTGTCTTGGTATTCACTGATATTAAGAAGAAGCACAG CTCCCATTTTTtgacgtcagatgtcaataTTCTGGAAATGGCTGAAGCTGCTGAATTTTTCCTCTCTGATGGAATAGTCTTGACAGGGAAAACAACAGGAGAAGCTACAAGcttgaaagaaatgcattgTGTGAAAGATACTGTTAATATtcctgttttgattggttcagggGTGGATGATAATAATGTTGAACAATATCTTGGTGCTCATGCAATGATAATTGGCTCACATTTCAAAGAAGATGGGCACTGGTCAAATCCTGTTAGTTTTGACAGAGTACATAGTTTTATGTCTAAAATTGAGAGAATGAGAAGATAA
- the LOC136927585 gene encoding G1/S-specific cyclin-E1-like, translating to MATESESAAKELQDLSLEVVKINESTTSSKKRKKDSSSAGAVSKRTRAGLQDKKTQMSQLPPMCNTEGSISGFSRIETRSQRQSKVLKEHTASNAAPERTRSTNFTFTNYFIPVVKNFMPLPELDWADPKEVWSNMLQKDRKYCRDPLYFRKHSFLQPRMRTILLDWLTEVCEVYKLHRETYYLALDFVDRYLSIKHDIAKQRLQLVGTTALFIAAKTEEIYPPKISEFAYVTDGACTESEILHQELLMLKTLDWKLTPITINSWLNIYLQLSFVASEKSSCRKETFHLPNYPQEEFVKVAQLLDLCVLDTGSLQFSYSILAASALNHMLPVKIEQVTGHSCEELYPCIQWMKCFSDVILEKGSATLKNFESVPREDVHNIQTHAVEIGLLEKAQSLQNSHRSASTENRSMSPDVGTVGPPTPPSSTKKLITSPVIVIE from the exons AGCTTAGAGGTTGTGAAAATTAATGAGTCAACAACGAGCTCGAAGAAGCGAAAG AAGGACTCGTCTTCAGCTGGAGCAGTAAGCAAGAGAACTAGAGCGGGATTGCAAGACAAG AAAACTCAAATGTCACAGCTGCCACCAATGTGTAATACGGAGGGGAGTATCAGTGGATTTTCAAGAATTGAAACAAGGAGCCAGCGACAATCCAAAGTTTTAAAAGAACACACAGCAAGTAATGCAGCCCCAGAGAGAACAAGATCTACAAACTTTACTTTTACAAATTACTTTATTCCTGTTGTCAAAAACTTTATGCCTCTTCCTGAACTTGATTGGGCTGATCCTAAAGAGGTTTGGTCCAACATGCTTCAAAAAGATCGAAAGTACTGTCGTGATCCACTTTATTTTCGAAAACACTCATTTCTGCAACCAAGGATGCGAACAATTCTCCTGGACTGGTTAACAGAG GTGTGTGAAGTGTACAAACTTCATAGGGAAACATATTACCTAGCATTAGATTTTGTGGATAGGTATCTGTCAATTAAACATGACATTGCTAAGCAAAGATTGCAGCTGGTAGGAACAACAGCATTGTTCATTGCTGCAAAGACAGAG GAGATCTATCCTCCCAAAATCAGTGAGTTTGCATATGTAACAGATGGAGCTTGTACTGAAAGTGAAATACTGCATCAGGAACTTCTCATGCTAAAA ACTTTAGACTGGAAATTGACCCCCATAACAATCAATTCGTGGTTGAACATTTACTTGCAGTTGTCTTTTGTGGCAAGTGAGAAAAGTAGTTGTAGAAAAGAAACCTTTCACTTACCCAACTACCCACAAGAGGAGTTTGTCAAAGTGGCTCAG CTCTTAGATCTATGCGTGCTGGACACAGGTTCCCTTCAGTTCTCCTACAGCATTCTCGCAGCATCCGCTCTGAACCACATGCTTCCTGTCAAAATTGAGCAAGTAACAG GCCACTCTTGCGAAGAGCTGTATCCATGTATTCAGTGGATGAAATGTTTTTCTGATGTGATTTTGGAGAAAGGAAGTGCTACACTTAAAAACTTTGAAAGTGTTCCACGGGAAGATGTACACAACATCCAAACACATGCAGTTGAAATAGGACTGTTA gaAAAGGCCCAATCTCTTCAAAACAGCCACAGATCAGCTTCAACAGAAAACAGATCAATGTCTCCAGATGTAGGAACAGTTGGTCCCCCTACTCCGCCAAGTAGCACAAAAAAACTAATAACAAGTCCTGTTATTGTGATAGAATAA